From the genome of Desulfolucanica intricata:
GCAGTCCCTGATTAATAGCCTGCTCAACAATAGAGGACAGCAGTGGCGCCTGAATTAAGTTTGCAGTACTGGATAAAAGAAAAATTACCTGAAACAAAGACAGGGCAGTAGCCAGTCGCTGGGTACGGACCCCGGACAGGCGAACTGCATATATCAGTGTATTAATCATATGAATCACCGCCACCAGGGCGGCTACGATTAAAAGACGAGTCATAAATGCCTCCAAAAATTAACTGTTACTAGTATTACCGGCTTTTTCTTAATATTTACTCAGCCTTCTCAAGAGGGGCATAACCAGCTATAAGGGTTTTTATCCCCAGGTCAGGGAAGGCAACTCTCAATTGGGCATCCTGCCCCTTACCGGCAATTCCGACAATAACACCTACCCCCCATTTGCGGTGCTGCACCTTATCCCCCAGGATAAATTCCGGCCCGGTGGTTTTTTTCCGGATAGATTCTTTAGTTTTTATTCCCGGAGAGATCGGAGAATAACGATTCATTCGATTTAAGCCCGCACTTTCAATTAATTCAGGTGATATTTCCTCCAGAAACCGGGAAGGTTTATTATAGTTCATATTGCCGTACAGCGTGCGCTCAAAGCTGTGCGTTAGGTAGAGCCTTTCCTGTGCCCTGGTCAGCCCTACATAAGCCAGGCGTCTCTCTTCTTCCAGTTCCACTGCTTCCAGTAAGGCACGGGAATGAGGAAAAACCCCCTCCTCCATGGCTACAAGAAATACTGTCGGAAATTCTAACCCTTTGGCGGTATGCAATGTCATCATATTTACCTGATCAGCATCCTGATCAACCTGGTCTGCATCAGTCACCAAAGACAGCTCAGACAAAAATTCGCTCAGGCTTCCTTCTGGTGTTTCTTGATCGTAGGCTTTGGTTACCGAAAGAAATTCATCCAGGTTTTCCAGGCGGGTGCGGGCCTCGATAGTACCTTCGTCCGCCAGTTCCTGACGATAACCGGTGCGCTCCAAAATTTCTACGGTGAGTTCAGTTACAGAAAAGAACTCTTGCTGCCGGCGCCACTCCTGAAAAAGCTCGCCTAAAAGCACTGCTTGTTTTTTGGCCTTACCGGTCAGTCCGGGTATTTCCCCGGCCCGTTCCACCGCCAAACCGGCAGGCAGCCTTTCCTGACGGGCAAAAGAAATTATTTTTCCCAGGGAAGCTTCACCGATTCCCCGCTTGGGTACATTAATAATCCGGGCAAGGCTGACCTCATCCGCCGGGTTAACGATTACACGCAAATAAGCCAGAATATCTTTAATCTCCTTACGTTCATAAAACCTCTGTCCACCTATAATCGTATAAGGAATTCCCGAACGCAGCATAATTTCTTCCAAAACCCTGGACTGAGCATGGGTGCGGTACAAAACAGCAAAATCACGATAAGGCCTGTTCTCATCACAGTGCAGCCGGACAATTTGATCAGCTACAAATTGTGCTTCAGCGTATTCATCACGGGCCAGATAAATCGTAATCGGACTGCCCTTTCCCAGGTCTGTCCAAAGACGCTTTTCCTTACGCCCCGGGTTATTACTAATCACCTGATTAGCAGCATCCAATATAGTCTGGGTCGAACGATAGTTTTGTTCTAAAGTAACTACCTTTGCTTCCGGGTAATCCCGCTCAAAACTAAGGATATTTTGAATATCCGCCCCGCGCCAGCCGTATATACCCTGGTCCGGATCACCCACCACACAGAGATTACGGCTTTTTTGAGCCAGCATATTTACCAGTATATACTGAACATAGTTGGTATCCTGATATTCATCCACCAAAATGTACCGGAATTTGTTTTGATACTTCTCCAGGACAGCAGGGTACTCTTTTAACAAACGAACAGTTAAATGTAACAAATCATCAAAATCCAATGCATTGTTATTTCTAAGCTTGTCCTGATACATATGGTAAACCTTGGCTGCCTGCCGGGTAAAGAAGTCAGCCGCGTTACGGTCATAGGTATCCGTATCAATAAGCTTGTTCTTTGCATTGGAGATAGCACCGGATACTGCCCGCGGACTAAATTTTTTGTCATCAATATTTAATTCTTTCAAGCAATCCTTTAGGAGAGTTAGCTTGTCCCCCTCATCGTAAACAGTGAAATTATGATCGTACCCCAACAAATGGCCGTCCCGCCGCAAAATTTTCAGGCAGGCCGAGTGAAAGGTGGAAACCCATAAGTCCCGGGCAGCCTCCGGAACTATCGCCGCCACCCGCTCCCTCATTTCTCCGGCCGCTTTATTTGTAAAAGTAATGGCCAGTATATTGAACGGAGAGATTCTTTTCTCCTTAAGTAAGTAAGCTATCCTGTGGGTTAAAACCCTGGTTTTACCGCTGCCGGCGCCGGCCAAAATTAAGAGCGGCCCCTCAGTATGCCGCACTGCCTCAGCCTGGGCAGGATTCAGTTTTTCAAGTATTTCGCTCAAAATGCTTTCACCACCTAAAGTACGCTTTTACGTGGTAAATTATATCATACCCGCACAAGAAAAGCGCGCTAATTCGGTTCCCTCTGCGCGCTTTTCAATACTTTTTACCTTAACCCCTGCCATATATATGGTAAGAAATACTTTCTTAAAAAGTAAAATGGAGCAAAATGCTCCACGACACCTATTTATCACTGTTTTTTTTACTGACCTGCTGTTTAGTCTCTTCGTTAACCAAGTCAGATACCGGCGAAGTTTTTTCTATATCCGGTAAACTTATCTTTTTAACCTTACCGCGGCGAATAATATAAAAAGCGATTACTCCGGCAGCAGCCAGCCCGATGGTTAAACCAATAAATAAAAGTGACCGGTAAGACTTATCTTTTCCTTCTTTGATAGCAGCAGTACAATTGGAAATATACTCCTGAACATACGGGTGACCCGGTGCCAATTTATTTACTTCTTTAAATTTTTTTATGGCTTTTTTATAGTAATCTTTTTCATAAAGTTCTAAGGCTTCATTATAAAGGACAGTAAATCGGCTTTCCTTGGGTTTTACATTTGCCATCTCTAAAAATTCTTTAGCTACATCTACCGGGACAATAAAATTCATTCCGGCCACTTCCTCACCGGTTAATGGATCTACTGTGCCAAAGGTTGCCAAACCTATAACTTCCCCCTGTTCATTTAAAACCGGGCCGCCGCTGTTACCGTGTGTCATTGCTGCATCAGTCTGAAATACCTTCCATCCTCCATCCATAGGTTTGATCGCACTAATCAATCCGGAAGTCAGGGTCGGCTCTACTTTACCTTTTTCTGACAGCATAGGATGATGGGTAGCTGCACTTGGATAGCCCATTACATATATCTTGTCACCAACCTGTATTTGCCCCGAGTCACCGATTATTAAAGTGGGCAGATTCTTTCTTCCTTCCATCTTTAATATAGCCACATCTTTTTTCGG
Proteins encoded in this window:
- a CDS encoding S1C family serine protease, which produces MKKTFWVVFVLIIGLIITPVINDARAGEKTISNFAERAKPGVVIVQATFEAKITVPTPMLDETALKSALDRVVDMVLRGEISNNESAIWVTLADEIAASPLVYIKPSGEIDVFESGFTSTGSGFIVTSDGYVVTNAHVVAPDESEIKSRMAAEVLEEQVNHFMSGIVSDSQNIPLEAREYVAKRFQEIIIAYYQQYITVEYLKKSIHTDTGMSVPGAAPDQRGFPTVIIKAGATVPKKDVAILKMEGRKNLPTLIIGDSGQIQVGDKIYVMGYPSAATHHPMLSEKGKVEPTLTSGLISAIKPMDGGWKVFQTDAAMTHGNSGGPVLNEQGEVIGLATFGTVDPLTGEEVAGMNFIVPVDVAKEFLEMANVKPKESRFTVLYNEALELYEKDYYKKAIKKFKEVNKLAPGHPYVQEYISNCTAAIKEGKDKSYRSLLFIGLTIGLAAAGVIAFYIIRRGKVKKISLPDIEKTSPVSDLVNEETKQQVSKKNSDK
- the pcrA gene encoding DNA helicase PcrA; the encoded protein is MSEILEKLNPAQAEAVRHTEGPLLILAGAGSGKTRVLTHRIAYLLKEKRISPFNILAITFTNKAAGEMRERVAAIVPEAARDLWVSTFHSACLKILRRDGHLLGYDHNFTVYDEGDKLTLLKDCLKELNIDDKKFSPRAVSGAISNAKNKLIDTDTYDRNAADFFTRQAAKVYHMYQDKLRNNNALDFDDLLHLTVRLLKEYPAVLEKYQNKFRYILVDEYQDTNYVQYILVNMLAQKSRNLCVVGDPDQGIYGWRGADIQNILSFERDYPEAKVVTLEQNYRSTQTILDAANQVISNNPGRKEKRLWTDLGKGSPITIYLARDEYAEAQFVADQIVRLHCDENRPYRDFAVLYRTHAQSRVLEEIMLRSGIPYTIIGGQRFYERKEIKDILAYLRVIVNPADEVSLARIINVPKRGIGEASLGKIISFARQERLPAGLAVERAGEIPGLTGKAKKQAVLLGELFQEWRRQQEFFSVTELTVEILERTGYRQELADEGTIEARTRLENLDEFLSVTKAYDQETPEGSLSEFLSELSLVTDADQVDQDADQVNMMTLHTAKGLEFPTVFLVAMEEGVFPHSRALLEAVELEEERRLAYVGLTRAQERLYLTHSFERTLYGNMNYNKPSRFLEEISPELIESAGLNRMNRYSPISPGIKTKESIRKKTTGPEFILGDKVQHRKWGVGVIVGIAGKGQDAQLRVAFPDLGIKTLIAGYAPLEKAE